One genomic window of Undibacterium cyanobacteriorum includes the following:
- a CDS encoding methyl-accepting chemotaxis protein, whose product MRSLQSRLNFLVRVALALLLVVGLIGIVNTYRQSQSSQEMVAASKILRSQMNADMLHDTIRADVLNAMRIANDTEATEAEKQGVLAELKEHSNTFKDHLATVEQGGSKDVKAILTNLSSDLNSYLRSAEIVAQASIKRSAEANKTWEQFEKDFETLEKGLEKLGDEIEKYTESVNLNSRTQGRNAIIFDIVILVLGATALFRIARKLVKEILTELGGEPEVVANAVREVTNGNLAVQLELHDNDQGSLLASTDQLIKRIKSVNDRVQKLSVDQQEGKLAARIVETDLPGEFGQLAKQINALVEVQNRDVQTLTDLIGQYGQNNFENSLPQQPGDKAIRKEQMDAVRERLQTNVLEADTNARIKMALDSVAVPVRIADNDGTITYINHALKDTLHKYEPQFRAQIPSFDANKVLGGSIGIFYNDPAAALERLRNLNSTVKSRLTLGGRDYDVISSPIASSTGEKIGTVGQWLDITEQLAIEKEIGYVVEAAASGDFTQSISEENKQGFYLQLATGMNHLMKTSAQGLNDVIRVLSALSHGDLSQKITQNYEGAFEQIKENTNSTSEKLAEIINEVRAAADQLSNAAEQVSATAQSLSQSTSEQASGVEQTSSSVVEMSASVQQNTENAKITDGIANRSANEAQETSKAVLMTIQAMRDIAGKIGIVDDIAYQTNMLALNAAIEAARAGEHGKGFAVVAAEVRKLAERSQIAAQEIGELASNSVSISERAGKLLTDMVPSIGKTSDLVQEIAAASEEQSAGLHQISRAMEQLNAVTQQNASASEELAATSHILSDQAEQLQSLMQFFNLSAAR is encoded by the coding sequence ATGCGTAGCTTGCAGTCTCGCCTTAACTTTCTGGTTCGCGTTGCACTCGCCCTTTTACTCGTCGTCGGCCTCATCGGCATTGTTAATACCTATCGACAGAGTCAATCAAGCCAAGAAATGGTGGCAGCGAGCAAAATACTACGCTCGCAAATGAACGCTGATATGCTGCATGACACCATTCGTGCCGATGTCTTAAATGCGATGCGCATCGCTAACGATACTGAAGCAACTGAGGCCGAAAAACAAGGCGTCCTTGCGGAACTCAAAGAACATAGCAATACTTTTAAGGATCATCTCGCTACGGTCGAGCAAGGTGGCAGCAAGGACGTAAAAGCAATTCTCACTAATCTCAGTAGTGATCTCAATAGCTATCTACGTTCTGCAGAAATCGTCGCACAAGCCAGCATCAAGCGAAGCGCCGAAGCTAACAAAACTTGGGAACAATTCGAAAAAGATTTCGAGACCTTGGAAAAAGGCCTCGAAAAGCTTGGTGATGAGATTGAAAAATACACTGAATCCGTGAATCTCAATAGCCGAACCCAAGGTCGCAATGCGATTATTTTTGACATAGTTATTCTCGTTCTCGGTGCAACAGCCTTGTTCCGCATCGCTCGCAAACTGGTCAAAGAAATTCTGACCGAACTTGGCGGCGAACCTGAAGTCGTCGCGAATGCGGTGCGTGAAGTCACGAATGGCAACCTCGCTGTTCAGCTCGAATTGCACGACAATGATCAAGGCAGTCTGCTGGCATCAACCGATCAACTCATTAAACGCATTAAGAGCGTCAATGATCGTGTCCAAAAACTCAGCGTCGATCAACAAGAAGGTAAGCTCGCCGCACGCATCGTCGAAACAGATTTACCAGGCGAATTTGGTCAGCTTGCCAAACAGATTAATGCCCTAGTAGAAGTACAAAATCGTGATGTTCAGACACTGACTGATCTGATCGGTCAATACGGGCAAAACAATTTCGAAAACAGCCTACCGCAACAACCCGGGGACAAAGCCATTCGCAAAGAGCAAATGGATGCGGTACGTGAACGCTTACAAACCAACGTGTTAGAGGCCGACACCAATGCCCGCATCAAAATGGCTTTGGATTCTGTTGCTGTGCCTGTTCGTATTGCCGACAACGATGGCACCATCACCTATATCAACCATGCGCTCAAAGATACTCTGCATAAATACGAGCCACAATTCCGCGCGCAAATTCCAAGCTTCGATGCCAACAAAGTTCTGGGCGGCAGCATCGGCATTTTTTACAACGACCCTGCTGCAGCACTTGAACGTCTTCGTAACTTGAACAGCACTGTGAAATCGCGCCTTACACTTGGTGGGCGTGATTACGATGTGATTAGTAGCCCCATCGCCTCCTCAACGGGCGAGAAAATCGGCACCGTAGGTCAATGGTTGGATATTACTGAACAATTGGCGATCGAAAAAGAAATTGGCTACGTAGTAGAAGCCGCGGCGAGCGGTGATTTCACGCAAAGCATTAGCGAAGAAAACAAGCAAGGTTTCTATCTGCAACTTGCCACTGGCATGAACCATTTAATGAAGACCAGTGCCCAAGGTTTGAATGATGTGATCCGCGTATTGAGCGCGCTTTCGCATGGGGATCTGTCGCAGAAAATTACTCAGAATTACGAAGGTGCCTTTGAGCAAATCAAAGAGAACACGAACTCGACCAGTGAGAAGTTGGCGGAAATCATTAACGAAGTTCGTGCTGCTGCCGATCAACTGAGCAATGCAGCAGAACAAGTCAGTGCGACCGCACAGAGCCTGTCACAATCAACCTCGGAACAAGCTTCTGGGGTCGAGCAAACGAGTTCATCCGTAGTTGAGATGTCCGCATCAGTACAACAAAATACCGAGAACGCAAAGATTACCGATGGTATTGCCAATCGCTCAGCGAACGAGGCCCAAGAAACCAGCAAGGCGGTATTAATGACCATCCAAGCCATGCGTGACATCGCTGGCAAAATTGGGATTGTGGATGACATTGCCTATCAAACCAATATGTTGGCATTGAACGCAGCCATTGAAGCAGCGCGGGCTGGTGAGCATGGCAAGGGTTTTGCTGTGGTGGCTGCCGAGGTTCGCAAACTGGCCGAACGTAGCCAAATTGCGGCACAAGAGATCGGCGAACTCGCCTCCAACTCGGTATCTATTTCTGAGCGTGCAGGGAAATTGCTCACTGACATGGTGCCTTCGATCGGTAAGACTTCTGACTTGGTACAAGAGATCGCCGCAGCTTCAGAGGAACAATCAGCTGGACTCCATCAAATTAGTCGAGCAATGGAGCAGCTGAACGCGGTCACACAACAAAATGCGTCGGCATCTGAAGAACTCGCCGCAACCTCTCATATCTTGTCGGATCAGGCCGAGCAACTCCAAAGTCTCATGCAATTCTTCAATCTTTCTGCAGCTCGTTAG